The Candidatus Neomarinimicrobiota bacterium genome segment CCGACAGTTTCCTGTTCTCACCTCTCACAGCCCGGGTCTCCGCCTTACTTGTCAAAATGGAAGAGAGTGCGATGGAGAATCCCACCAGTATGCCCACACCCAATGCGACAATGATGACTACCGCAACGGGAACGGTCTCATACTGGCTCAGAACGAGATCAACAGCCACCTCTTCCATGTTCTTAGTCAGGACAAACAGGAGACCGAGGATGAGCAAAAGTCCCAGAAAAACTTTAAGCAACTGCAT includes the following:
- a CDS encoding lipopolysaccharide assembly protein LapA domain-containing protein; the protein is MQLLKVFLGLLLILGLLFVLTKNMEEVAVDLVLSQYETVPVAVVIIVALGVGILVGFSIALSSILTSKAETRAVRGENRKLSDEINSLRNIAIEEGLYEIDDGEE